One segment of candidate division KSB1 bacterium DNA contains the following:
- a CDS encoding helicase-related protein — MPRIFDNIEQKLLSALQDTLKVSHRADFCVGYFNLRGWKRLDSFIEHWAGGEGECCRLLVGMHKPPQDELLAALSLVRKDDGLDNQTVSRLKKRLAQEFREQLTIGAPTNEDEAGLRRLCAQIKAKKVSIKLFLRHSLHAKLYLLFRADVNNPAIGYLGSSNLTLAGLSQQGELNIDVLDHDACDKLAKWFEDRWNDRWCVDISKELVQVIEESWARETPLSPYHIYIKIAYHLSQEARAGLAEFHIPRDFGNKLFEFQTAAVKIAAHHLNKRGGVLLGDVVGLGKTLMATALARIFEDDHGLETLIICPKNLVPMWEDYREQYRLRARVLSLNRVLKELPKLRRYRLVVIDESHNLRNREGKRYRAIQEYLQENESKLVLLSATPYNKTYLDLASQLRLFVPEDQDLGARPEEYLKEVKGEIEFTRLHQCSPRTLAAFEKSQHADDWRELMRLYLVRRTRSFIQENYAETDPANNRKYLTFADGTRSYFPTRVPKTAKFAIRDDDPNDQYARLYSDEVVEAINALKVPRYGLGNYVLNSPHQPPTPDEAQQLRDLSRAGRRLMGFCRTNLFKRLESSGQAFLLSLERHILRNYIFLHAIENSLPLPIGTQDAGLLDARFNDTDESFSDFFDEEDENEEQAPLETPAARTEGDFKRRAAEIYDAYKKHFKKRFSWLRPALFDEKLAKDLQNDARVLLEILQKNGAWQPQQDAKLDALFELLTKKHPHEKVLVFTQFADTVYYLEAQLQKRGLTQLAGVTGDSENPTALAWRFSPVSNEKRQQISSEDELRVLIATDVLSEGQNLQDANIVVNYDLPWAIIRLIQRAGRVDRIGQNSEKILCYSFLPADGVDKIINLRGRVRQRLQENAEVVGTDEAFFEDDRNDQTILDLYNEKAGILDGEDDREVDLTSHAYEIWKQAITADPSLEKSIPALPNVVYSTKPHQPSSSAPQGVLVYLRTAQGNDSLAWIDQHGKSVTESQFAILQAAACTPETPALPRQANHHDLVKKGIELVVAEEKTVGGQLGRPSGARFRTYERLKEYAQQVKGTLFANSALDKAIEEIYRYPLRATAIDTLNRQLRSGISNEQLAQLVLDLREDGRLCQIHETDEPQEPRIICSLGLVASDTDSQPR; from the coding sequence ATGCCTCGCATCTTCGACAATATCGAACAAAAACTCCTGTCTGCGTTGCAGGACACGCTCAAAGTCTCCCATCGCGCTGACTTTTGCGTCGGTTATTTCAATCTTCGGGGGTGGAAACGGCTGGATTCGTTTATCGAACACTGGGCGGGCGGCGAAGGCGAATGCTGCCGTTTGCTCGTGGGCATGCACAAACCGCCGCAAGATGAGCTGCTCGCTGCACTGAGTTTGGTTAGAAAGGATGATGGGCTTGACAACCAAACTGTCTCCCGCCTCAAAAAGAGATTGGCGCAGGAATTCCGCGAACAACTGACGATCGGCGCGCCCACCAATGAAGATGAAGCTGGATTGCGCCGGCTTTGTGCGCAAATCAAGGCCAAAAAAGTCTCGATCAAGCTGTTCTTGCGTCACTCCTTACATGCCAAACTCTATCTGCTCTTTCGTGCCGACGTCAACAATCCCGCCATCGGTTATCTCGGCAGTAGCAACCTCACGCTCGCCGGCCTCTCGCAACAAGGTGAACTGAACATCGACGTGCTCGATCACGACGCTTGTGATAAGCTGGCGAAGTGGTTTGAAGATCGTTGGAATGATCGCTGGTGCGTGGACATTTCCAAGGAACTGGTGCAGGTCATCGAAGAGAGTTGGGCGCGCGAAACACCGCTTTCGCCTTACCATATTTATATCAAGATCGCGTATCACCTCTCTCAAGAAGCGCGCGCTGGCCTCGCCGAATTTCATATCCCTCGAGATTTTGGCAACAAGCTTTTCGAGTTTCAAACTGCTGCCGTCAAAATTGCCGCGCATCATCTCAACAAGCGCGGCGGTGTGTTGCTTGGCGACGTGGTGGGCCTCGGCAAAACGCTGATGGCCACGGCGTTGGCGCGCATTTTTGAAGATGATCATGGGCTCGAGACGCTGATCATCTGCCCCAAAAACCTCGTGCCCATGTGGGAAGATTATCGTGAACAGTATCGTTTGCGTGCGCGCGTGCTCTCTCTCAACCGGGTGCTCAAAGAGTTGCCCAAGCTGCGGCGCTATCGTTTGGTCGTCATCGATGAAAGCCACAATCTGCGCAACCGCGAAGGCAAACGCTATCGCGCCATTCAGGAGTATCTGCAAGAGAATGAGAGCAAGCTGGTTTTGCTTTCCGCGACGCCTTACAATAAAACCTATCTCGACCTCGCCAGCCAACTGCGCCTCTTCGTGCCGGAGGATCAGGATCTGGGAGCGCGTCCGGAAGAGTATCTCAAAGAAGTTAAAGGTGAAATTGAATTCACGCGCCTTCACCAATGTTCGCCGCGAACTTTAGCAGCTTTTGAAAAAAGCCAGCATGCCGACGACTGGCGCGAGTTGATGCGGCTTTATCTGGTGCGGCGCACGCGCAGTTTCATCCAGGAAAATTATGCGGAGACGGATCCCGCCAACAACCGCAAGTATCTCACCTTTGCAGATGGCACACGCTCTTATTTCCCCACACGCGTCCCCAAAACCGCAAAGTTTGCCATTCGTGATGATGATCCCAACGATCAATATGCGCGCCTCTACAGCGATGAAGTTGTGGAGGCAATCAACGCTTTGAAAGTGCCGCGTTACGGCTTGGGTAATTACGTCCTTAACTCGCCGCACCAACCGCCCACGCCGGACGAAGCGCAACAATTACGGGACCTTTCGCGTGCGGGCCGGCGGCTCATGGGATTTTGCCGCACCAATCTTTTCAAGCGTCTCGAAAGCAGCGGCCAGGCTTTTTTGCTTTCTCTCGAACGCCACATTCTGCGCAATTACATCTTTCTTCATGCTATCGAAAACAGCCTGCCGTTGCCCATCGGCACGCAAGACGCGGGGTTGCTCGATGCGCGCTTTAACGATACGGACGAAAGCTTTTCTGATTTTTTCGATGAAGAAGATGAGAACGAGGAGCAAGCGCCGCTGGAAACTCCGGCGGCACGGACTGAAGGTGATTTCAAGCGCCGCGCCGCTGAAATTTATGACGCCTACAAAAAACATTTCAAGAAACGTTTCTCCTGGCTGAGGCCAGCCCTTTTCGATGAAAAATTAGCAAAAGACTTACAAAACGACGCCCGGGTGTTGTTGGAAATCCTGCAAAAAAATGGCGCGTGGCAACCGCAGCAAGACGCCAAGCTTGACGCTCTTTTTGAGTTGCTCACAAAAAAACATCCGCACGAGAAGGTGCTCGTTTTCACGCAATTCGCCGACACCGTTTATTACCTCGAAGCACAACTGCAAAAGCGCGGCCTCACGCAATTGGCCGGCGTGACTGGCGACTCTGAAAACCCCACTGCACTCGCATGGCGCTTCAGTCCCGTCAGCAATGAAAAGCGCCAGCAAATTTCATCTGAAGATGAATTGCGTGTGCTGATCGCCACAGATGTGTTGAGCGAAGGCCAAAACTTGCAGGACGCCAACATTGTGGTCAATTATGATTTGCCGTGGGCCATCATTCGTTTGATTCAGCGCGCGGGCCGTGTTGACCGCATCGGTCAAAATTCCGAGAAAATTCTCTGCTATTCTTTTTTGCCGGCGGACGGTGTGGATAAAATTATCAACCTGCGCGGTCGCGTGCGGCAGCGTCTGCAGGAAAACGCCGAAGTCGTCGGCACGGATGAAGCTTTCTTTGAAGACGATCGCAACGATCAAACCATCCTCGATCTTTACAATGAGAAGGCCGGCATTCTCGATGGAGAAGATGATCGCGAAGTGGATTTGACTTCGCATGCCTACGAGATTTGGAAGCAGGCCATCACTGCTGACCCAAGCTTGGAAAAAAGTATTCCGGCTTTGCCCAACGTCGTGTATTCCACCAAGCCGCACCAACCGAGTTCGAGCGCGCCGCAGGGTGTGCTGGTTTATCTGCGCACTGCTCAAGGCAATGATTCATTGGCTTGGATCGACCAGCATGGCAAGAGCGTCACCGAGTCGCAATTTGCCATTCTGCAAGCCGCCGCATGCACGCCGGAAACGCCGGCGTTGCCGCGACAAGCGAACCATCATGATTTGGTGAAGAAAGGGATCGAGCTTGTCGTCGCAGAAGAAAAAACTGTTGGCGGCCAATTGGGGCGACCCTCAGGCGCGCGGTTTCGGACCTATGAGCGGCTGAAAGAATACGCTCAACAGGTGAAGGGCACACTCTTCGCGAATTCAGCGCTTGATAAAGCTATTGAAGAAATCTACCGCTATCCGTTGCGCGCCACGGCGATAGACACACTCAACCGCCAACTGCGCAGCGGCATTTCAAACGAGCAACTCGCACAGCTCGTGCTCGATCTGCGTGAAGATGGTCGCCTCTGCCAAATTCATGAAACCGATGAGCCGCAGGAGCCCCGGATCATTTGCTCGTTGGGGCTCGTTGCATCCGACACAGATTCGCAACCCCGATAG
- a CDS encoding ABC transporter permease — MQASNASPWRAPRAGASSQNGKPHRAAAGWIWRMAWRDSRTHRRRLLLFVSAITLGIAALVAISSLRDNLAAAMQAQARVLLGADLVIFGRQPFAPEIEALFDSLGGRQARAVRFSSMVYFPKQGGTRLARIKAVAGDFPFYGQLETDPPAAAVSYREGQNALVEEGLLLQYQAAVGDSIKIGNLTFRIAGRLLRIPGESAANAFLGPRVFIPLRFLEATQLVQRGSQIVYSVQFQLDPGVDAGRLVRALQPRLARHRLSSETVASRTQELGRAMQNLTRFLNLAGFMALLLGGIGVASAIHVYIKQKLETIAVLRCLGAAVRQTFGIFLVQTVMMALLGAAGGAALGVYLQTLLPRVLGDFLPVELEMRLSWRAVADGIITGLGLSLLFALLPLPGIRKISPLLSLRSTFEAQPAASRNGLRWLLHAAIALAVTAFAMRQMENAVQGVFFTAAVGVTFGLLAGLAKLLTRTVRRYFPGHWSFVWRQGLANLHRPNNQTLMLLLALGFGTFLLTTLYLTRETLLRQVELTGANQQPDLVLFDVQPDQAAALAALLRSFHLPLLQQVPVVTMRLESINGTPTRVLQRDSTAGIPEWALRREYRCSYRDHLNDNETLLAGKLQRRSSPDDSILVSLEEDIARDLKVKLGDELVFDVQGVLLPTRVGSLRRVNWQRMMPSFFVLFPGGVLENAPQFQVLVTRAGNAELSARVQRAVVQQFPNVSAIDLALILTTVDAILSRAALVIRFMAFFSVLTGLVVLAGAVITSRYQRIQESVLLRTLGAHRRQVIQIMTIEYFLLGGLAAVTGMLLAFAGTWALARFVFEVTFAPALLPSSVIALAVIALTILLGMLNSRGIVDRPPLEVLRAET; from the coding sequence ATGCAAGCGAGTAACGCATCGCCGTGGCGCGCCCCGCGGGCTGGTGCCTCCTCGCAAAACGGCAAGCCGCACCGCGCCGCCGCCGGCTGGATCTGGCGCATGGCCTGGCGCGACAGCCGCACGCATCGCCGCCGCCTGCTGTTGTTCGTCTCCGCCATCACCCTGGGCATTGCCGCGCTGGTGGCGATCAGCTCGCTGCGTGACAATCTGGCCGCCGCGATGCAGGCGCAGGCCAGGGTGCTGCTCGGTGCGGATCTGGTGATCTTCGGACGCCAGCCGTTTGCTCCCGAGATCGAAGCCCTGTTTGACTCCCTGGGCGGCCGGCAGGCGCGCGCTGTGCGTTTCTCCTCGATGGTGTATTTTCCCAAACAGGGCGGCACGCGCCTGGCCCGCATCAAAGCCGTGGCCGGCGATTTCCCGTTCTATGGTCAACTTGAAACCGATCCGCCCGCGGCGGCCGTCTCCTATCGCGAAGGACAAAATGCCCTGGTCGAGGAGGGGCTGCTGCTGCAATATCAGGCCGCGGTGGGTGACTCCATCAAAATCGGCAACCTCACGTTTCGCATTGCCGGCCGCTTGTTGCGCATTCCGGGCGAATCCGCGGCCAATGCCTTCCTCGGCCCGCGCGTCTTCATTCCCCTGCGCTTTCTGGAGGCCACCCAACTGGTGCAGCGCGGCAGCCAGATCGTCTACAGTGTGCAATTCCAACTCGATCCCGGCGTCGATGCCGGGCGGCTGGTGCGCGCCCTCCAGCCCAGACTGGCCCGGCATCGTCTCAGCAGCGAAACCGTGGCAAGCCGCACGCAGGAACTGGGCCGGGCGATGCAAAACCTGACGCGCTTTCTCAATCTCGCCGGCTTCATGGCGCTGCTGCTGGGTGGCATCGGTGTGGCGAGCGCCATTCACGTCTACATCAAACAAAAGCTCGAAACCATCGCCGTGCTCCGCTGTCTGGGCGCCGCCGTGCGGCAAACCTTCGGCATCTTTCTGGTGCAAACCGTGATGATGGCGCTGCTGGGGGCAGCCGGCGGGGCGGCGCTCGGCGTTTATTTGCAAACTTTGCTGCCGCGCGTGCTGGGCGATTTCCTGCCGGTGGAGCTCGAGATGCGGCTTTCCTGGCGCGCCGTGGCAGATGGCATCATCACCGGCCTGGGTTTGTCGCTGCTCTTCGCGCTGCTGCCGCTGCCCGGCATTCGCAAGATCTCCCCCCTGCTGAGTCTGCGTTCCACTTTTGAAGCACAACCTGCTGCAAGCCGCAATGGGCTGCGCTGGCTGCTTCACGCCGCCATCGCCCTGGCAGTCACCGCCTTTGCGATGCGCCAAATGGAAAACGCGGTGCAGGGCGTGTTCTTCACAGCGGCCGTGGGGGTGACCTTTGGCCTGCTCGCCGGTCTGGCGAAACTGCTGACCCGCACCGTGCGCCGCTACTTTCCCGGCCACTGGAGCTTCGTGTGGCGGCAGGGTCTGGCCAACCTTCACCGTCCCAACAATCAAACGCTGATGCTGCTGCTGGCGCTCGGCTTCGGCACGTTTCTGCTCACCACCTTGTACCTGACGCGCGAGACTCTGCTCCGCCAGGTCGAGCTGACCGGCGCCAATCAACAACCGGATCTCGTGCTCTTCGACGTGCAGCCCGATCAGGCCGCGGCGCTGGCAGCTCTCCTGCGCTCTTTCCATCTGCCGCTGCTGCAGCAGGTGCCGGTCGTGACCATGCGCCTGGAGAGCATCAACGGCACGCCAACGCGCGTGTTGCAGCGGGATTCCACCGCCGGCATTCCCGAATGGGCCCTGCGCCGGGAATATCGTTGTTCCTATCGCGACCACCTCAACGACAACGAGACGCTGCTGGCCGGCAAGTTGCAGCGCCGCAGCTCTCCGGATGATTCCATCCTGGTTTCCCTGGAGGAGGACATTGCCCGGGATTTGAAGGTGAAACTCGGGGATGAGCTGGTGTTCGACGTGCAGGGGGTATTGCTGCCAACGCGGGTGGGCAGTTTGCGGCGGGTGAACTGGCAGCGCATGATGCCGAGCTTTTTCGTGCTGTTCCCCGGCGGCGTGCTGGAGAATGCTCCGCAATTTCAGGTGCTGGTGACACGCGCCGGCAACGCGGAATTGTCAGCCCGGGTGCAGCGCGCGGTGGTGCAGCAATTCCCCAATGTTTCCGCCATCGATCTGGCTTTGATTCTGACCACGGTGGACGCGATCTTGAGCCGGGCCGCCCTGGTGATTCGCTTCATGGCGTTCTTCAGCGTGTTGACCGGCCTGGTGGTGCTGGCGGGCGCGGTGATCACCAGCCGCTATCAGCGCATTCAGGAAAGCGTGCTGCTGCGCACGCTCGGCGCGCACCGCCGCCAGGTGATCCAAATCATGACCATCGAATATTTCCTGCTCGGCGGACTGGCGGCCGTCACCGGCATGCTGCTGGCCTTTGCCGGCACCTGGGCGCTGGCGCGCTTTGTGTTCGAAGTGACCTTTGCGCCGGCGCTGCTGCCCAGCAGCGTCATTGCGCTGGCAGTGATTGCCCTGACGATTTTGCTGGGAATGCTGAACAGCCGCGGCATTGTCGACCGGCCGCCGCTGGAGGTGTTGCGCGCGGAAACCTGA
- a CDS encoding cytochrome c, with protein MQRFLCVKLLVLALAGCAAEPPGDITDPGHLIYLGFVNREVNCSRCHGPEGTGGMFGPKIHDVMRRKSRSYVRDIILHGKGEEEDGMPGFAQHLTPAQVEQVLDFLATWVDSTTQPARTDSGGVSATP; from the coding sequence ATGCAGCGATTTCTTTGCGTCAAGCTTTTGGTGCTGGCGCTGGCGGGCTGTGCCGCCGAGCCGCCCGGCGACATCACAGACCCCGGCCATCTCATTTATCTGGGCTTTGTCAATCGCGAGGTGAACTGCAGCCGCTGTCATGGCCCGGAAGGAACGGGCGGCATGTTCGGGCCGAAGATTCACGACGTCATGCGGCGCAAGAGCCGGTCGTACGTGCGCGACATCATTTTACACGGCAAGGGGGAGGAAGAGGACGGCATGCCCGGTTTTGCGCAGCATTTGACGCCGGCACAGGTCGAGCAGGTGCTGGATTTTCTTGCCACCTGGGTTGACAGTACGACACAGCCGGCGCGCACCGATTCCGGCGGCGTGTCCGCGACGCCGTGA
- a CDS encoding M28 family peptidase, with protein MHRTMLRVFAGLVFGLAACSPPPKAAMQGGVSSITASELYTHLSFLAADSLAGRDTGSPGLERAAVYIAAELRRLGLQPLPASGSYFQPFALISRQLTPATKVTVRAMGESVEFDFLEDFFLYSQEELQGEGVTITGKVAFVGYGITAPEYDYDDYAGLEVKGKIVLAMREEPQTADTSARFAGSETTRYSYLSAKAAAARAAGAAVLILVTAPSDSGPEFRTEFQPYLEYLAEPRMRLADKPEEKKEGTGLHVLIADTSLASALLRGSGKTLVQLQGEIDRTGRPHSFVSEAEATLTIAMVQRRLQAPNVIGWLRGGDPRLKHEAVVYSAHLDHVGRNARGEIFNGADDDASGSSALLEIAEAFAQGRRPPRRSVLFIWFAGEEKGLLGSEYYTAHPVFPLAQTVANLNMDMVGRVRVPGDSNPKNAGLAEAHTVYVVGGHQNRALRELNEASARQVGLVCDYRYGDPNHPKKLYYRSDHYNFARHQVPVLFFTTGEHEDYHKPTDDVDKINFSKLQRVAQMAYLTGWQVANQTQRLPPNPAPASP; from the coding sequence ATGCACAGGACAATGCTCAGGGTTTTTGCCGGACTGGTGTTCGGACTGGCGGCCTGCTCGCCGCCACCCAAAGCCGCCATGCAGGGCGGCGTGTCGTCGATCACCGCGAGTGAGTTGTACACGCATCTGAGCTTTTTGGCGGCGGATTCGCTCGCCGGCCGCGACACGGGCTCGCCGGGACTTGAACGCGCCGCGGTTTATATCGCCGCGGAATTGCGCCGGCTGGGCTTGCAACCGCTGCCGGCCAGTGGATCCTATTTCCAGCCGTTTGCACTCATCAGTCGGCAGCTCACGCCGGCGACGAAAGTGACGGTTCGGGCCATGGGGGAGTCCGTGGAGTTCGATTTCCTGGAGGATTTTTTTCTCTACTCCCAGGAAGAGTTGCAGGGGGAAGGGGTGACCATCACTGGCAAAGTGGCTTTTGTCGGCTATGGCATCACGGCACCGGAGTACGATTACGATGATTACGCCGGCCTCGAGGTGAAGGGGAAAATCGTGCTGGCAATGCGCGAGGAACCGCAAACCGCCGATACCAGCGCACGCTTCGCCGGCTCTGAAACGACACGCTACAGCTACTTGAGTGCCAAGGCGGCTGCCGCCCGGGCGGCCGGCGCGGCCGTGCTGATTCTCGTCACCGCCCCCAGTGACAGTGGACCGGAATTTCGTACTGAGTTTCAACCTTACCTCGAGTACCTCGCCGAACCCCGGATGCGTCTGGCCGACAAGCCGGAGGAGAAGAAAGAAGGCACGGGTCTGCACGTCCTTATCGCCGACACCAGCCTGGCCAGTGCCCTGCTGCGCGGCAGCGGCAAAACCCTGGTGCAGTTGCAGGGCGAGATCGACCGCACCGGCCGGCCGCACTCCTTTGTGAGTGAGGCGGAAGCCACGCTGACAATTGCCATGGTTCAGCGCCGGCTGCAGGCGCCCAATGTCATCGGCTGGCTGAGGGGCGGCGATCCGCGATTGAAGCACGAAGCCGTGGTGTACAGCGCGCATCTCGATCATGTGGGCCGCAACGCCCGGGGGGAAATTTTTAACGGCGCGGATGATGACGCTTCCGGCAGCTCGGCGTTGCTGGAAATCGCCGAGGCTTTTGCACAGGGCCGCCGGCCGCCGCGGCGCAGTGTGCTTTTCATCTGGTTTGCGGGCGAGGAGAAAGGCCTGCTTGGGTCGGAGTATTATACTGCTCATCCCGTCTTTCCGCTGGCGCAGACGGTTGCCAATCTCAACATGGACATGGTGGGGCGCGTGCGGGTGCCGGGTGACAGCAATCCCAAAAACGCCGGTCTGGCGGAGGCGCATACCGTCTACGTCGTGGGCGGGCACCAAAATAGGGCGCTGCGGGAATTGAACGAGGCTTCGGCGCGGCAGGTGGGGTTGGTATGTGATTATCGCTACGGCGATCCCAATCATCCCAAAAAGCTGTATTATCGCAGCGACCATTACAATTTTGCGCGCCACCAGGTGCCGGTATTGTTCTTCACCACCGGCGAGCATGAAGACTATCACAAACCGACTGACGACGTCGATAAAATCAACTTTTCAAAACTGCAGCGGGTGGCGCAGATGGCCTATCTCACCGGCTGGCAGGTGGCCAATCAAACACAACGTCTGCCGCCCAATCCTGCGCCCGCCAGTCCCTGA
- the rsgA gene encoding ribosome small subunit-dependent GTPase A has product MKDLTRIEQKQLRHLWQERRERLQAAGGEEETPASNDSSASEALRETLIHQAAPHAEQLVLVQSVQEPPFSHSQIDRGLILAQIEVVEPLICLTKLDLAANRGVIDKAVRLYRELGYAIVLTSAKTGEGIAGLRERLENKHSLLIGDAGVGRKSLLAQLDSGYDKRCRTEERMLEAGNGAAVRCRIKHCEFPRGVEITMLEEITVASLLGLQPDELRFYYNEFREFSGDCAAAECLHWRESACAVKQAMANGEIARPRYQAYVDLLQSLTR; this is encoded by the coding sequence ATGAAAGACCTGACCAGAATTGAACAAAAGCAATTGCGCCATCTCTGGCAAGAGCGGCGCGAGCGGTTGCAAGCCGCGGGCGGCGAGGAGGAAACGCCCGCATCCAACGACAGCAGTGCCAGTGAAGCGTTGCGCGAAACGTTGATTCACCAGGCGGCGCCACACGCCGAACAACTGGTGCTGGTGCAGTCGGTGCAGGAGCCACCGTTCTCGCACAGCCAGATCGACCGCGGCCTGATTCTCGCGCAAATCGAGGTGGTGGAGCCCCTGATTTGCCTCACCAAACTCGATCTTGCGGCAAATCGCGGTGTGATCGACAAGGCCGTGCGCCTGTATCGCGAGCTGGGCTATGCGATCGTGCTCACTTCCGCGAAAACCGGCGAGGGCATCGCCGGGCTGCGCGAGCGCCTGGAAAACAAACACTCGCTCCTCATCGGCGACGCCGGCGTCGGCCGCAAATCCCTGCTGGCGCAGCTCGATTCCGGTTATGACAAGAGATGCAGGACGGAGGAGCGCATGTTGGAGGCGGGCAACGGTGCGGCGGTGCGGTGCCGCATCAAACACTGTGAGTTTCCCCGGGGCGTAGAGATCACGATGCTGGAGGAAATCACGGTGGCCAGTTTGCTGGGATTGCAGCCCGATGAGCTGCGCTTTTACTACAACGAGTTTCGTGAGTTCAGCGGCGATTGCGCGGCCGCGGAATGTCTGCACTGGCGTGAATCCGCCTGTGCCGTCAAGCAGGCGATGGCGAACGGCGAAATCGCCCGGCCGCGTTATCAGGCTTATGTCGATCTCCTGCAGTCTTTGACACGGTGA